The following nucleotide sequence is from Diospyros lotus cultivar Yz01 chromosome 3, ASM1463336v1, whole genome shotgun sequence.
TTTTTCCTACCtaacaaatatttattaattagacaaatttcaaagttcaatttaaaaaaaaatggatagaTGGACCTTACCCGATCCGATTCAGTCCCGGAAGATGACCTTGCCAGCTATATCCATTAAAGGTTTCAGGCAGTCCGGGGCGAACTTCCGGGCAAACAGGTATGAATACGTTGAATTCGACTGCCGGAGCTCGCGAATTAGGTTCGGAGAAATATCGGATGCCCCATACGTGTGCGGGTGCCCGTCCGTGCTCCCTGTCCAATTTACCCGGGTGAGCGTATAGTGGCTGCACCCGTTCGGATCCTCCATGGACAACAGGGTCGGAAAATAGTGCTCTTCCGGGTAGCAAGAATCGGTGTTGAGACAGGGCAGCCGAAACTTTCTCCATAGCCTTCTCTCTCTGATTATCAACCGAGCGTGTTCGCGGGTCAGCACGAAGAACTGGGACCCGACCCGAAACTGATCGAATTGGACCTCGGGTAGCATTACATTCTCGCCCCGGGCGGTGTACCGGTCCGGGAGCTGCGGCTCGCCGGAGAGTATTTCGATGAAACTGGTTGGGTACCGCAACTGAGTCGACTCGGTAGGAATCGGCGGAGGCGCAAACAAGGTTCGGTAGGTGAACAGGAAGGAGTGGAGAGGAATGCAGTGTTGAGAGATCAGAGCGAAGTAAGAGTTTAATGGATCATCGAGAATGGCGGTGGCGAGAAGTCGACGAGTGGCGGAGATCAGCGTCAGCGAGGCACGCTCGGTCGGCTTGGCTGGGATAAACCGGCCGTCGAACGCCCCTCCCGGCTGCGTTATTCTTGCGGACGGATCGGCGTGGATGTAGATGTTGTAGAGTCGCCGGTGGCCGGCGAAGAAGCGCTCCCAGAGCGGGGCGAAGTGGAGGTCGGAATTAGTGAGGAACAGGAAGGCgatcttggggctagggttcgTAGTGCCGAGCCGTACAATCGCTCCGCGGCGGTGGTGGACGGCGGAGGCTAGCGCGGCGCGGCGGAAGAGGTCGAGGTCGTCGGGGTCGTCGGGGAGCGAGATCTGCACGCTCTTCGGGGGAAGAATTTTCGGCGCGAAGACGAAGagtagagggagagagagcagaaGAGCGAAGGAGAGAACAAATGGGTTGGACGACATTCTACAGACACGGACCTTTTCCTTTTCCGGGTAATGATTCTTTTTCTCGGGAAAGTGAGGGAAAATGGAGGGAGAGAGTGGGGTGGATTGATCTGAGCTCGAAACCAGTGAGAAAGAGGTTAGGGTTAAGGAAAGTTGAGATGATTGGTTTGGATTGGATTGGAAGGGACGAAGAAGACAGAAAGCAATGGCGCCGAGGGTGAGGGCTTTTGCCTCTTATATAGTGACGAGAAAGTGGAGAtgataatcatatatatatatatatatgtatgtatgcttaGAATTGTAATTAAGAAATAAGTCTTTTAAGTGCAAATCTTTTCTTAATCCGATTATAccttatatctatattttttatttaatttaaattttataatttaattttttcgatgataacttaatatttttattattttaattacattcttaaatttatatttacgaGTCAATTTAATCTATCTACTTTAACATTAATAGAGtatgaaatgtattttataattttttttttttttacatataaaagttaaattaattcaaaaatataagtttaaaaatataattaaaataataaaaaaattaaattattacataaaaaaattaaaatataaaagttaaattaattaaaaaattaaatttataaacgtaattaaaataatacaaaattcgaataagcacaaaaaaaaaagtgaaattatAGTGATAAAAATATGAATCTCGCCAATTGTTCATtgtagataaaatttaaataatcatagTCCCAACTATTGACTTTACAATTGCTATGTAGAGTGTGATCCAGCCGATTATTACATAAGATTTATCTAGTGTGGACAAAATAAGAGGAGGGCGTGGCCCCACCCTCCACCCTTGGCATGCCCATCCCGATCAACAACAGACCATTGCCCTTGTGATCCAATCTTATAAAAAAGAATTAGTCTACTATGTaattaatgaatgaatgaattaattaattaattcgtcattttaatattatattgttgtaaaaatattaGAACATGGTTGCAATGCGACAAGACGCTATGGCACGTGGCTTGGACAGGAGGCAGTGTCCACTAACAAACCACAACCAAACGCCAATCTGCTCCCTTTCACAAACTTATTTAGTATTAGGATTGTGTCATGTTAGATGGATGACTTGGTGATGGTCAAGGCAGCAATCTTTTTACAGTTCAAGGATTGATTTGAAAGTAAGAATGGCCAATTCTTACCCAATGCTGGTTAAAGTGGCTAAGGTTTTTAAACGATTGTTCTTTTTCCTTAGGACTCTTTTCATATTCTAGGTCGGGTTTCTAAAGCCTTGTCATGTGAATTAGGGAGACACCGAGAGATCCATCTCACAACGGCCCCTCTGATGGTAATCACATCCCTTGATCAATAGAAACAATCAATTTTAGCATTTAGAGTGGCAGGGGTGAGTAACATTTTGATTAGAtcgaaataatttaattgaaccGATCAAAATTGTTGATTTGGTTTAAGTTATAGGTCGATTTGGTTTAATTTCCAAGTTTGAGTGTTTCGATTATTTTGGTTCAATTTGATctctatatttaaaaaaaaaactaaaataatcaaattaattgaaatgtCAAAAAGGCTGTCATTTTTTACCAATAATTTGACGgaacatatgaaaaaaataagttGTTCAACAGTTCTGAGTTACTGCCTTCCCCCTTTAGCCCTTTCTCTTTACTCTGACCAACCTAAccctttctcttcctctttgcTCCAATCCACCCTGACCCTTCCCCCTTCCTCTTTGTCTCTGCCTTTGACTTTTTGCCTTCTACTTTTGCAACTCAAGACCAACGAACTCTTATCTGCAAATCGTTTTCTTTGTTAGTGTCTGGCTTCAGCTTTCAAATAAAGGTTTTTcagttagttcaattttttgtttcgATTTCCTAGTTTGCTCAATTTGAGCATTTATTCAGtcaattcgattcgatttttataaaaaatttgatctaTTCTGTTTTAGCAATCCTATCAGTTCGATAATCAAACCAACCGAATACTCACCCCTATCTAGTATTGCAGCAAAGCGGAGTGCCACATCCTTTCATTtctttagttaaaaaataaatatttattagatGATGTTTTATTGTAtcagtttattttttaattcttttgtcaAACTATAATTAAAATGAGTATTAGT
It contains:
- the LOC127797775 gene encoding glycosyltransferase BC10-like, whose protein sequence is MSSNPFVLSFALLLSLPLLFVFAPKILPPKSVQISLPDDPDDLDLFRRAALASAVHHRRGAIVRLGTTNPSPKIAFLFLTNSDLHFAPLWERFFAGHRRLYNIYIHADPSARITQPGGAFDGRFIPAKPTERASLTLISATRRLLATAILDDPLNSYFALISQHCIPLHSFLFTYRTLFAPPPIPTESTQLRYPTSFIEILSGEPQLPDRYTARGENVMLPEVQFDQFRVGSQFFVLTREHARLIIRERRLWRKFRLPCLNTDSCYPEEHYFPTLLSMEDPNGCSHYTLTRVNWTGSTDGHPHTYGASDISPNLIRELRQSNSTYSYLFARKFAPDCLKPLMDIAGKVIFRD